The genomic region ttcatacttggcagaaagtgcgactactatacaccctactaaattatgataaacaaacgtttatagttactaccagaggcgtacgacaggggaggggatagtgaatggttgacccttctcaaattctacgccactggaggaattactattctagtgccatttttagatttattaatactttctacgtacataatatactcttcattggtaacgataaagtcattagttttcgagatatttgaagttaaatatgaaacggcacagtaattttgattaatttacgatatgattcatatgattaaaatttaaaaataatttgtacccagtactttaaaactatttggcgtatccttatcatacttggcagaaagtgtaggtactgtacaccctactaaattaagataaataaacgtttctagctactaccagaggcgtacggcaggggatagtggctggttgacccttctcaaattctacgccactgacgaaattgctattttcgtgtaattttttgattttccaataatttttatgtaaataatatactcttcattcgtaacgataaaatgattagttttcgagatatttgaaattaaaaatgaagcgacacaatataattaatcaaaataaccgtgtcgtttcatttttaacttcaaatatctcgaaaattaatgactatatcattacgaatgaagggtatattattttcagagaaagtattggagaatacaaaaattgaactaaaatagcaattccgccagtggcgtagaatttggaaagggtcaaccatttactttcccccgtcgtacgcctctggtaatagccagaaacgcttgtttaacataatttagtattttgtatagcacctatacttgctgccaagtatgaaaaggatacgtcgaatagttttaaaattctgagcaaaaataatttttaaatttttagataaaacaccctgtaactcagtaaggaaccacattttatttaggtgttttaggttaaatcttcgtattttgtgctaaggattttccagttactatatggacaattattaatgaaacaccctgtatattagttgaGATGTTTTTGGCCAGTACAAGCTTGGCCAGCCAACAAAATTCAGATAGCAAGTGATAAAATGACAGATCAATACTCGATTGACGAATGGAAATTTCTAACTTGTCAGGATAATAATCCACAATATCGTGGTCTTTAATAAGAAGGTCCAtattaaattcttcttcttctttttgtatagatgactttgtctgtttttgaagttatacttctttaggcacgagggtgaatttttacattcctgggcgcatgcgcacaccgacagtatggtattagtcgctacatcttttaagttatgtagcgcaaataaggtgtgcgtgaaaagaatatattattaatgtttttagtaaatatatttattataatttttatgtctgtggatttgtcttcctcctaataagtGTTATTggaaatgtttattttcaattaatgtatctgtcactgtgattgtaattatgtccgagaaatgatcgactgaatacaaaaacggtggtagctgatcggtagagcattcgcctagggatcgagaggtcccctgttcaaatccggacaaagtcatatcctttttttttaatttttggtattctttttgttctttctaaaattagtttaatatttaaatacaatacaaaaaactgtttaaagtagatagggtAAGTGCACTAGTAATGGACACCcaagagaaaattttgtactatttttattcGTTCTAATGAAGTATTTgacttacaattttttttactgtgCTAGGATACTAAGAAAGGTATATACTTTCATATACATCCAagtaaataactaaaaaaaaattgtttttccaaaaaaatattttttgctacaCAAATGCCAAAATCGCCAGTAATGGTCACAAAAACTCTAGTGATGGACTCTCGATAATTTAGTAATGGACACTttatcaaatatatttttatataagctTTTCACTGCGTTACATTGCTGAAATTTTTAACAACCATTCAAAAAAAACATAGCAAAATGTAAACTTATGTCCCATGGGCGTAGCCGGGGGGGTTTCGGGTTTCAACCCCCCCCCTAAAAGTTAAATATTAagatttataaaatttttcttatgaATATAAGGGTTATTTTATGTACTTTTTGTCGTTTTATTTTCTTAAACCCCTCCCGAAACTAAAACCTGGCTACGCCCGTGATGTcctacaaaaaaatgtttcacttAAAAATTGTATAACGCACTTTAAAGAAAACTAGATAGTTCTGGTACTGAGTAATAACCCCGTTTGCCTTTAACTAATGGTTCCTTTATAATCTTTTTAATGTcctcataaaaataaaataatacatcttctttttctgGCCATTTCCAGTCATAGCCTGCTTTTTCCATTGACGAAACTTCTGCTCCTTCCTGGTTAGCTTTTATCACTTTTCCTAGAACAAAGAAAAATTTTGATCATTAAAACATAATTCTGTTAGGAGACGGAAACaacaaatatattatagttatagAATGTTACCTGGATAAAGATTTCCATTGTATTTGATAATAACAAAATCTCCATCATGAATATTCTTGATCGTATAATTTTCAACATCACTCGCATCTAGATCTTCATCACAGTAAGGAACATCATCGGCAGAAGATTCAGATTCGCTTATTACTTTTCTCTTTACTGCaggcttttttattttaatttgtgaTTGTTTTGAAGGGCCACTTTTAGACGTTATATTATCATAATGGGCCCTGTAAAGTGTAGTGGATACACCTGCTGGAAATATTTTTCGTTTTCTTTTGGGTGGTTCTTTTTCATGAGTCTTAGGAAAAATGAGACATTTTTTGAAAGGAGTGCTAACCACATATCCTTGGTCTTCTTTGTCCTTATACAGCGCAACGTTTTCTAATTTATCCGGTGAAAGAAATGACTCTGAAACATTTAGTGAAGTAGTACTTTTATCTTGTAAAATAGTGCTGTTCCCGTTCTGTGACTGTTCTTCATTTGGAAGAATTACACTCTCTTCTCTATGCTTACCGTTTGGAGTTGAAGTTGACGCTGTTGGAACTGAAAACGATATTGACATTTCTTCATTTCCTTCCATTAAGTTAGAGTCATCCTCCCCAGTGACATGTTTATGTTTATTTGTTACTAATAAAGCTTCATTTTTAAATTCTGCCCAAACCTCATAAAGTTTCTTAAATTGTAAGTCTCCCTTCCAGTCATCTTTATTGTCGAAATTTGTTCTGAAATGATTCAATTCAAGTGGTGGTATTGTCCACATTTTCTAAAACCGTTGCGTATTGTACTTTCCgttgcatattttttaaaaaccgtaCTTAGAATGGTTGCAAATGTATACTTTGTTACATCCTTCGGAAAGTTTTCAAATTTCCATGTTCTTACTATTGTCTGCCAACCAGTTTTTAAAGGTTTAAAAATTGAAACATCGGCTGGTTGGAGAATATGAGTGGCGTTGGGGAAAAGAGCAACCAGGATGATACCACTTGCTTCACATAATTCGCTGACTTGTTTAGTTAGATGGGACCTATGTCCATCCACGAAAAACAAAACAGGTTGTggtatatttttttctttgagaTAGGGCAAAAAATGGTTGCCGATATACTCATAAAATACTTCCGAGTTCATCCATCCGGAGTCTGATCGTCCCACTGCCAATTCTGGTGGTGCAGAATTAACTATATCCTTTGGTATTTTTTTGTACGGATATATGACCATTGGTGGAACTGTGATACCATCGGCTGAAAAACAGGCCATAACAGTTATTTGCTCTTTTTCTGCATTAGATTTTCTCTCATAAAAGTCTTCTTCCAATTTCGCCGGCCCAAGGACAATACCAGATTTAGGATCAAGGCTAAACCCGGTTTCGTCTGCATTGTATATCCTATTTGGGTATTTTAGTATGTCAATCATACCTTCttcttttaaatagttttcaatttcattaaaccatttttctatatCAGCTTTAGAGACGGCAGCTCTTGATTTTGTAATAGACTCTGCTCTTCGTTTTTTTATCTCAGGATGTCTTCGAAGAAAAGCAGCGAACCAAGTTTTCCCGGGCATCCCATCTTTAAAAACAGTCGACCTCCCAGTTTCTTTCATAATTTTATGCACCGTGGAGAGTAGATTTGTTGCATTAACAGGAAAGCCCTTTCTGTCCATAGACAAGATCCAATTAGCTAATAATTTCTCTTCGCCTTCTGAAAGAATAGTTTTAGGACCCATTTTTCGTTTAAGACAATTGTTTTCAAGTCTACGCTTTAAGGTTGTTCTAGGAACACAAAATTCTTTAGCTGCACATTTTTTGGACATGCCTTCATTTTTTACTGCGTCTATAGCAAGGCTCATTTTATCTTCCGTCCATTTAAAAAAAGGCCTTTTCTTTCCTCTCTGGGTATCCATGTCTATAATAATAAGAAATTACAGGTTACTTTAAATTCTTTAAAGCTCTAAATTCGAAATGGATAAAGAGACCATTAATAAATGATTGTATTTTAACGATGGCCACCCATAATCAAAAACCTCCACAATGATGTATTAAGCaaacaaacataaataaaaaaataacacatAATTTTTAAAGCGCTAAATGGATCGAATATATTGGTGACCATTAATAGAtcattttattttagaaatggaCACCCGTGGTGACCATTTCTAAATTTCTAACAGAATTTTCATTCAGTAATGGTCACCCATGATCAAAAACTTTCATAataatgtttttagtaaatatgaataaaaaatacaaagtaCTTACCCTTTAAATGTGTAACaacacaaaataaatatataaatttcaaTAATACGTTCACGGCACTAATTTCAACCCAACGACTACACAACTTGTCTGATAGATCAAAACAAACTGATTTTTGGCGCGCCAAAGTTTTACGCATGACAGTTAGTCAAAAACCATTGTCAGATGGGGCAGAGTTCGTCCTTGTATTATGGATAGTATAATCAACAGGGTAATGTAAAAATGTGCGGTAAAATGTAATAAGAAATGAATATAATGACGTTAATTGGCTTAAGGTGACCATTACTAGCGGTATGTCCATTACTGGTGCACTTACCCTAggtaggtatattgatttcgttgaaatcataatatatgaagttagattaggtatattataatagaagtataacttcttacgtgcgtacaaagtacacacacattcttttttcaatgtgcctctagtaagttgtcgttccatggTTTTCgtagtcttcccactgatcgtcttcctattggggaaccgtctctcgctgtcctgactactctatttgttgtcattcggcttatgtggtcattccattctattcttctgttccttacccagttattaatgttatccaccttgcatctccgtcgtatatgcgtatatctgcacttctagctctgtcccatagagtcttaccatcgatttttcgaagggttttcatctccgctgcttcgagcaatctttttgtcctctctgtgtcgggtcgtatttctgccgcgtatgtcattattggtctgatgactgttttgtaaattctgcctttcatttcttttccgatatttttatttctccatatattgtgtcattcaggcaacctgcggctctgtttgctctattcacttgatcttccacttctgtttcgagccttccgtagctagatagtgtgatgcctaggtatttaaactccatcacttgttttattatgtgaccttccagctccaatttacatcttgtTGGATCTGCAGTTATAAccatccattttgtcttttttggggaaattaacatgttaaattttctggcggttatattaaattggtgcagccaTATGATGTAAATCATCcatattaaattaaaaagagaaattGCATTTACAAGAGAAAAAATTAATACACAATGACGTAGGTGTTTATACGTAGTAAAATCTTCTATGTATGTCTAACGTAGACAACCAACTGTACAGCATATTGTATAATTGTTACTCTAACATAAAATATTAGACAAACTTTTAAAGAGTAATTtcttaataatattataaatataattttgcaACTTgcgaaaactttttaaatttctattttaaaaaattatcatgcattttccatttattaaaaaaatatttatatgaaattgtaaacttaaaaagaaaataaaattaaccCACCTTATCAAATAAACTTTTATCTTTTATTATTGGGCATTTTAcgtattttctttatttaatatCCTGGGCCAACTGCAATGCATATTATTAAACTAACTTATCTCAGTTTAATTTTGTCAAATTTGATCTTTAAAAGATGATAGATTTATCAATGCTGATGTTACTTTGTGCGATTGCCACGGGGCggtatttattatttcaatactTTCGCAAGAATTGgttgaaaataaatcaataagAAGTGAGGCGGGCAAATTCAAACACTGCAGCCAACAAGTCGGCGCGCTCGCAAACGCGTGCGCTACTGCATTTTGTATGACAGAGCTATGTTGCCAATTCTTCGCGCATTATCTTttgaaaaaacattaattttgtaaattttggAATTTGCAAAAAAGGAAATCAATATAATTTTTATCGTTAATATAATAGGTATTCATATCTTCTCACTATTTgatgattattataaatttataaTGTTGTGACTTTTGCAGCCTTTGAGGGTTAATTTCGTACATATCACAGGGTGTCAtaagtttttttgtaattcaaagaatataaaataataattaacgcTACATAGTACGTAAAGTAGCACCAGCTATCTAAGAGACTCGTGTCTTATTTATGTAGTTTCCTTGTTTATGACCTTGTTTATGTAGTTTCACACCTCGAACAGAGTAGCACCCCACTGAGCTGATTATTAATGAGTCCCTTTTAGATAGCTGGTACGGGTATTGATCTGTATTATTCATGTTATTGtaaaaagtatattattataatagtttGTAATGTCAGCTTTGCCAATATAGGTACTTTTGAGTTATACTTTTTTACAGATTTTTAATGTACTACATCGATTTTGCATTTGTTCTGGTTTGCCATAAACATATTTGCCATTCAATACAAGGTCTTTTACAGTTTAAGGAGTTCTAAATTTAAATAGGATGTTTTTGTCTTATTTGCTGGAAATTATGTAACTCCCCTTTACATTTACAATAATAAACTTCCTATACTAATAAAATTCCTCAATGAATTATTTGCAAAATTAAACCAGACATGATttacaataataaaaacattaaaaacctaACTAACTTAAgtgtttttaaaataagtatttttaaaaaattttaaagaagaatgaaagattacattattaccgaggaccgaaagtcccttagaataacgaaaaagtttcttttgaatgagatatttgaaattaaaaatcacactaaattttctctttttttttgggcttctgtaacttattaagataaacattatagaagttctcagggattttcggccctcagtaataatgcaatatttcattttgcgtttaaatttttcaaaaatacttattagttttctcaggattcgaaaaaaaaaagaatgcatttaaaacacatgcCTTTAACTCTGTAGTAAGTAAAACTACAGAGTTTTTAGTTAAATATACCTACGATGAATGAATGCTTTGTGAGTGTCGACTATATGAGGCTCTATGTATTGCAACTCTGTTTTTCTTGGTTTTTGATTTAATAGGGCTtatcaacgcttctcatttgtttcgagcttctacgaacaataatgagaagcgttgaaaagtcctATTTAGAAGAATTTTCATAAAGTTCCTAAAACAGTTGACTGAGAGACGGTATGCTGGTATATATTTATGCTGGTCTTTATATCAGTTCGGTCCAtctattttaagttttaaaaatgtcttttAATTATCAGTATTTTTTTCTATTAGCGATATATTATGTATTAGATATAACACTTCCTCTTCCGTATTTACCATAAAATACTTGCTTTTTGCCTATGAAATAATAATAGATTGTCTAATTTAATCTAGGACCAaaaattatactatttatatttaagtatttacGAATAATAGTCCTTTAAATAATAAAGTATAGTTTAAGTAACCAATACAGTGAAATGGGTCAGATTTGTAAGTCCTGTTAGTTCCCCTTTAATATAGTTCGGAGGCTGGTTGTTTTTTCTTGTGattaaatatgtaattaaaaatatttatttttacttagatATACCGTTAAAGTAGGACATATCGTATGtactaaaattaattattaattaataaattaatcttaaattaaacaacattttaCACTCCATTATCGAGCTTTAAATCACACACCTATACTCCAGTAAGACATACTACTGAACTAAAAGTTTTGTAAAACTTGTAAATGTCTGAGGGGACCGATTATGTGGGTGTGAAAAACAGATGTCATCAAACGAAC from Diabrotica virgifera virgifera chromosome 3, PGI_DIABVI_V3a harbors:
- the LOC126881916 gene encoding uncharacterized protein LOC126881916 → MWTIPPLELNHFRTNFDNKDDWKGDLQFKKLYEVWAEFKNEALLVTNKHKHVTGEDDSNLMEGNEEMSISFSVPTASTSTPNGKHREESVILPNEEQSQNGNSTILQDKSTTSLNVSESFLSPDKLENVALYKDKEDQGYVVSTPFKKCLIFPKTHEKEPPKRKRKIFPAGVSTTLYRAHYDNITSKSGPSKQSQIKIKKPAVKRKVISESESSADDVPYCDEDLDASDVENYTIKNIHDGDFVIIKYNGNLYPGKVIKANQEGAEVSSMEKAGYDWKWPEKEDVLFYFYEDIKKIIKEPLVKGKRGYYSVPELSSFL